In a single window of the Bacteroidota bacterium genome:
- a CDS encoding pyridoxine 5'-phosphate synthase has product MTKLSVNINKIATLRNARGGNLPDVLKCAVDIQRFGAQGITVHPRPDERHIRYDDAVKLKPFITTEFNIEGYPSKDWMDLVLKVKPEQATLVPDPPGVLTSNAGWDTVKNESFLKEIISELKKNKIRTSIFIETNLKHIRNTVKTGADRIELYTESYAKNFSKTKEEAIKPFIESAKLANKLGIGINAGHDLSLENLNYFYKNIPNLLEVSIGHALISDTLYYGLENTVQLYLRQLK; this is encoded by the coding sequence ATGACAAAACTCTCTGTCAACATAAATAAGATTGCAACGCTCCGCAATGCTAGGGGAGGAAATTTACCTGATGTTCTGAAATGTGCAGTTGACATTCAGCGGTTTGGAGCGCAGGGAATTACTGTTCATCCACGACCTGATGAACGGCACATCCGATACGATGATGCGGTGAAACTAAAACCGTTCATCACAACAGAATTTAATATTGAAGGTTATCCTTCAAAGGACTGGATGGATTTGGTTTTGAAAGTAAAGCCAGAGCAGGCAACGCTTGTCCCCGATCCGCCTGGAGTTTTAACTTCCAACGCAGGATGGGATACTGTCAAAAATGAAAGTTTCCTGAAAGAAATTATTTCAGAACTGAAGAAAAATAAAATCCGAACTTCTATTTTTATTGAAACGAATCTGAAACACATTCGGAACACAGTGAAAACAGGAGCGGACAGAATTGAACTCTACACAGAATCCTATGCAAAGAATTTTTCAAAGACTAAGGAAGAAGCCATCAAACCGTTTATTGAATCTGCAAAACTGGCAAACAAACTTGGTATCGGAATAAATGCAGGGCACGATTTGAGTTTGGAAAATCTCAATTACTTTTATAAAAATATTCCTAACTTGCTCGAAGTTTCAATCGGACATGCTTTAATTTCAGACACATTATACTACGGACTTGAAAATACTGTTCAACTTTACCTCAGACAATTAAAATGA